The following are from one region of the Roseobacter fucihabitans genome:
- a CDS encoding aldo/keto reductase encodes MKSHLTSPDGTPASRLAFGTMQFGGRADATAARDMFEASRAAGITHFDTAYVYNDGASEEILGALLGDQRDRLIIATKAAYTGGGSKQNIHDSFAISRKRLNLDVVDVLYMHRFDPDTDLRESMEALAELKQQGLIRYVGVSNFAAWQVVKAIGIAAKFDLRVDILQPMYNLVKRQAEVEILPMCADQGVACAPYSPLGGGLLTGKYTTGSAGRLSEDERYAARYGLEWMHDAAAGLSEVAQEVNVNAATLAVAWAAAHPMGPTPIISARNVEQLKPSLAAMDYMLTPDLYDRLATLTPTPPPATDRIEEQ; translated from the coding sequence ATGAAATCACATCTGACCAGCCCTGATGGCACCCCCGCAAGCCGCCTCGCCTTTGGCACAATGCAATTTGGCGGACGCGCGGACGCGACCGCCGCGCGCGACATGTTCGAGGCCTCGCGGGCCGCTGGCATTACCCATTTCGATACCGCCTATGTCTATAACGACGGTGCATCCGAGGAAATCCTGGGAGCATTGCTCGGTGATCAGCGCGACCGTCTGATCATCGCGACAAAGGCCGCCTATACCGGGGGTGGGTCGAAACAGAACATTCACGATTCCTTTGCGATTTCGCGCAAACGGCTCAATCTGGATGTGGTTGATGTGCTTTACATGCATCGCTTTGACCCGGACACGGACCTGCGTGAGAGCATGGAGGCGCTTGCAGAGCTCAAGCAGCAAGGGCTGATCCGCTATGTTGGCGTGTCCAATTTCGCCGCCTGGCAGGTCGTCAAAGCGATTGGTATCGCTGCCAAATTTGATCTGCGGGTGGATATCCTTCAACCGATGTATAATCTGGTCAAACGTCAGGCCGAGGTGGAAATTCTCCCCATGTGCGCCGATCAGGGCGTGGCCTGCGCGCCCTATTCTCCCCTGGGGGGCGGGTTGCTGACGGGCAAATACACCACCGGATCAGCGGGACGTCTGAGTGAGGATGAGCGTTACGCGGCGCGTTACGGGTTGGAGTGGATGCATGACGCGGCGGCCGGGCTGAGCGAAGTTGCGCAGGAGGTCAACGTGAACGCCGCAACCCTGGCCGTGGCCTGGGCGGCGGCGCATCCGATGGGGCCGACACCGATCATCTCCGCGCGCAACGTGGAACAATTGAAACCCTCCCTCGCGGCGATGGATTATATGCTGACACCGGACCTCTATGACCGGCTCGCCACGCTCACCCCGACACCACCCCCGGCAACCGACCGCATCGAAGAGCAGTAA
- a CDS encoding ectoine synthase codes for MIVTKKSDLQGTPRDAAGPGWTSLRLLVKSDGMGFSMTETQVLPGAAMTLEYKHHVEACYCIGGAGVVTELDSGMVHHITPGVLYAPNLHDRHAVRNDGDVPFHLICVFSPALQGDETHGPDGSYASA; via the coding sequence ATGATCGTCACAAAAAAATCCGACCTGCAAGGGACGCCGCGCGATGCCGCCGGGCCGGGGTGGACCAGCCTGCGCCTGTTGGTGAAATCCGACGGCATGGGGTTTTCCATGACCGAAACACAAGTGTTGCCCGGCGCCGCCATGACGTTGGAATACAAGCACCACGTCGAGGCGTGTTATTGCATCGGCGGTGCAGGTGTCGTGACCGAATTGGACAGCGGTATGGTGCATCACATCACGCCGGGTGTGCTTTATGCACCGAATTTGCATGATCGCCACGCGGTGCGCAACGACGGTGACGTGCCGTTTCATCTCATCTGTGTGTTCTCGCCCGCCTTGCAGGGGGATGAAACTCATGGGCCGGATGGCAGCTACGCCTCGGCCTGA
- a CDS encoding aspartate carbamoyltransferase catalytic subunit: MSFPHRHLLGIEALRPEEITTLLDLADTYAGLNRQPDKHSDALAGLTQINMFFENSTRTQASFEIAGKRLGADVMNMAMQASSVKKGETLVDTALTLNAMHPDLLVVRHPHSGAVDLLAQKVNCAVLNAGDGRHEHPTQALLDALTIRRAKGRLHRLSIAICGDIAHSRVARSNIMLLGKMENRIRLIGPPTLMPAGITEFGVEVFDDMREGLKDVDVVMMLRLQKERMDGGFIPSEREYYHRFGLDAEKLSYAKPDAIVMHPGPMNRGVEIDGTLADDINRSVIQDQVEMGVAVRMAAMDLLARNLRLTRMVPA; this comes from the coding sequence ATGAGTTTTCCGCACCGACATCTGCTGGGTATCGAGGCCCTGCGCCCCGAAGAAATCACCACGTTGCTTGATCTGGCGGATACCTATGCGGGTCTGAACCGCCAGCCGGATAAACATTCCGACGCGCTCGCCGGGCTGACCCAGATCAACATGTTCTTTGAAAACTCCACCCGCACGCAGGCCAGCTTCGAGATCGCAGGCAAACGTCTGGGTGCCGATGTGATGAACATGGCGATGCAGGCCAGTTCGGTGAAAAAGGGCGAAACGCTGGTGGATACCGCGCTGACGCTGAACGCCATGCACCCCGACCTGCTGGTGGTGCGCCATCCCCATTCCGGTGCGGTCGATCTTTTGGCGCAAAAGGTCAATTGCGCGGTGCTGAACGCAGGCGACGGGCGGCACGAACACCCCACACAGGCGCTGCTTGATGCGCTGACGATCCGGCGCGCCAAGGGCCGTTTGCACCGCCTGTCCATCGCCATATGCGGCGATATCGCCCATTCACGGGTCGCGCGCTCCAACATCATGCTGCTGGGCAAGATGGAGAACAGGATTCGTCTGATCGGGCCGCCCACCCTGATGCCTGCGGGCATTACCGAGTTCGGTGTCGAGGTCTTTGATGACATGCGCGAAGGATTGAAGGACGTGGACGTCGTGATGATGCTGCGCTTGCAAAAAGAGCGCATGGACGGCGGGTTCATCCCCAGCGAGCGCGAATACTATCACAGGTTTGGGCTGGACGCTGAGAAGTTGTCCTACGCCAAACCCGATGCGATTGTCATGCACCCCGGCCCGATGAACCGCGGTGTGGAAATCGACGGCACGCTGGCGGATGATATCAACCGCAGTGTTATTCAGGATCAGGTGGAAATGGGTGTGGCCGTGCGTATGGCCGCGATGGATTTGCTGGCGCGCAACCTGCGGCTGACCCGTATGGTGCCTGCATGA
- the pyrC gene encoding dihydroorotase, which produces MNKLTFLNARLVDPETDEITVGGLVVEDGRITKRLPKDAPRLTSGRVIDCHLKYLAPGIVDIGVKVCEPGERHKESYRSAGLAAAAGGVTTMITRPDTEPAIDNPETLEFVTRRANEAAPVNVMPMAALTKGRAGREMTEIGFLMDAGAIAFTDCDRVVTDTKVFSRALTYARSLGALVIAHPQDPGLSRGAAATSGKFASLRGLPAVSPMAERMALDRDMALIEMTGARYHADQITSARALPALERAKANGLDVTAGTSIHHLTLNALDVADYRTFFKLKPPLRDEQDRLAIAEAVKSGLIDVISSMHTPQDEESKRLPFEEAASGAVALETMLPAAMRLYHAGLIDLPALWRAMSLNPAKRLGLASGRLAIGAPADLVLFDPDTPFLMDRATLHSKSRNTPFDGARMQGRVLSTFVAGTCVYERS; this is translated from the coding sequence ATGAATAAACTGACGTTTCTCAACGCCCGTCTTGTCGATCCGGAAACGGATGAAATCACGGTGGGCGGGCTGGTGGTCGAGGACGGCCGCATCACCAAACGCCTGCCCAAGGATGCGCCGCGTCTGACCTCCGGGCGGGTCATCGACTGCCACCTCAAATACCTCGCTCCCGGCATTGTGGACATCGGCGTCAAGGTCTGTGAACCCGGCGAGCGGCACAAAGAAAGCTATCGCTCTGCCGGGCTGGCAGCGGCGGCGGGGGGCGTGACGACCATGATCACCCGCCCGGACACCGAACCCGCCATCGACAACCCCGAAACACTCGAATTCGTGACGCGGCGCGCCAATGAGGCCGCACCGGTCAACGTGATGCCCATGGCGGCGCTGACCAAGGGGCGTGCGGGACGCGAGATGACCGAAATCGGGTTTTTGATGGACGCCGGTGCCATTGCCTTCACCGATTGCGACCGCGTTGTCACGGACACAAAGGTGTTCTCCCGCGCGCTGACCTATGCGCGCAGCCTTGGCGCTTTGGTGATCGCCCACCCGCAAGACCCTGGCCTGAGCCGTGGTGCCGCCGCCACATCAGGCAAATTCGCCTCGCTGCGCGGCTTGCCTGCGGTCTCGCCCATGGCCGAGCGCATGGCGCTGGACCGCGACATGGCGCTCATTGAGATGACCGGCGCGCGCTATCACGCGGATCAGATCACATCCGCGCGCGCCCTGCCCGCCCTTGAACGCGCCAAGGCCAACGGTCTGGACGTCACGGCAGGCACCTCCATCCACCACCTGACCCTGAACGCGCTGGATGTGGCGGATTATCGCACCTTCTTCAAACTGAAACCGCCACTACGCGATGAGCAGGACCGGCTTGCCATCGCGGAGGCCGTCAAATCCGGGCTGATTGACGTCATTTCCTCCATGCACACGCCCCAGGATGAGGAAAGCAAGCGCCTGCCGTTTGAGGAGGCCGCTTCCGGCGCCGTCGCGCTTGAAACGATGCTGCCAGCGGCGATGCGGCTTTATCATGCCGGGTTGATCGACCTGCCCGCTTTGTGGCGCGCGATGTCGCTTAATCCGGCAAAACGTCTGGGCCTTGCGAGCGGACGTCTGGCCATTGGCGCGCCCGCCGATCTGGTGCTGTTCGACCCAGACACGCCGTTTCTGATGGACCGCGCGACGCTACATTCCAAATCCCGCAACACCCCGTTTGACGGCGCGCGGATGCAGGGCCGCGTCCTGTCGACGTTCGTCGCCGGCACCTGCGTCTATGAGAGGTCCTGA
- a CDS encoding LysE family translocator — translation MVDPLTLVAFIPAALALNLTPGADMMFCLGQGVRAGPRAAWLASAGIATGGMIHVLLAGAGLSALIASAPIAFDVIRWIGVTYLLWLAFCALRNRPRTDATLPAPRGRPFRQGLLVNLTNPKVILFVLAFMPQFIRPEAGPVLTQFAIFGAVIGLGGFAINGLVGVFASSLGQRLARGSQILDWITAGIFTALAGRLALLERS, via the coding sequence ATGGTTGATCCCCTGACCCTCGTCGCGTTTATCCCCGCCGCTTTGGCGCTGAACCTGACACCGGGGGCGGATATGATGTTCTGTCTGGGTCAGGGGGTGCGCGCGGGGCCACGGGCGGCATGGTTGGCCAGTGCCGGGATCGCGACGGGTGGCATGATCCACGTCCTGCTGGCGGGTGCAGGGCTGAGCGCCCTGATTGCCTCCGCGCCGATCGCTTTTGACGTGATCCGTTGGATTGGTGTTACCTATCTGCTGTGGCTGGCGTTTTGCGCGTTGCGCAACAGGCCCCGGACAGACGCAACCCTGCCTGCGCCGCGGGGACGGCCTTTTCGACAAGGGTTGCTGGTCAATCTGACCAACCCCAAGGTCATCCTCTTCGTTCTCGCCTTCATGCCGCAGTTCATCCGCCCCGAAGCCGGTCCCGTTCTGACGCAATTTGCGATCTTTGGCGCTGTGATCGGCTTGGGCGGTTTTGCCATAAACGGGTTGGTCGGCGTTTTCGCGAGCTCATTGGGCCAGCGCCTTGCGCGTGGCAGTCAAATATTGGACTGGATCACAGCGGGAATTTTCACCGCCCTTGCCGGTCGCCTTGCCCTGTTGGAGAGAAGTTGA
- the plsY gene encoding glycerol-3-phosphate 1-O-acyltransferase PlsY: MPVLEHSAAILGLWAVIGYLLGSIPFGMVLARVMGLGNLRDIGSGNIGATNVLRTGNKTAAALTLLLDGGKGVVAVLLARAFGGEDTAQIAALMAMIGHCYPIWLRFAGGKGVATFLGLMLALSLPVGIGCCIAWLVGAFTVRISSMGAIVSSLASLILLPALGAGHALFLGLVLSLILLWRHRGNIARIRAGTEPKIGQKP; encoded by the coding sequence ATGCCAGTCCTTGAACACTCCGCCGCCATTCTGGGGCTCTGGGCCGTCATCGGTTATCTGCTTGGCTCGATCCCTTTCGGCATGGTGCTCGCGCGCGTGATGGGTCTGGGCAACCTGCGCGACATCGGGTCGGGCAATATCGGGGCCACCAACGTGCTGCGCACCGGCAATAAAACCGCCGCCGCGCTCACGCTTTTGCTCGATGGGGGCAAGGGGGTTGTCGCCGTCCTGCTGGCGCGCGCCTTTGGGGGCGAGGATACGGCGCAAATCGCGGCCCTCATGGCGATGATCGGCCATTGCTATCCGATCTGGCTGCGCTTTGCCGGTGGCAAGGGTGTGGCCACCTTTCTGGGACTGATGCTGGCGCTGAGCCTGCCGGTCGGGATCGGCTGCTGTATCGCCTGGCTGGTGGGCGCATTTACCGTGCGCATCTCCTCTATGGGGGCCATTGTGTCTTCGCTCGCTTCCCTCATTTTATTGCCTGCACTCGGGGCGGGTCACGCGCTGTTTCTGGGGCTGGTGCTGAGCCTGATCCTGCTGTGGCGCCACCGCGGCAATATCGCGCGCATCCGCGCCGGGACCGAACCCAAAATCGGCCAGAAACCGTGA
- a CDS encoding uracil-DNA glycosylase family protein, which produces MESAEFHNALALLDWQIELGATEAICDVPVNCYELPDKLAKPKSAAPVVQQAASVAAKLDAVAQAEQAAAGVDTLEALRDALAGFEHCELKRGARNLVFCDGVPGAPVMIIGEAPGRDEDREGRPFVGRAGQLLDRMLAAIDMGRDPAASPVYITNVLPWRPPQNRDPHPTEIAMMRPFLERHIALAKPQVLVIMGNISAQACLGKRGITRLRGSWTECFGLPALPMFHPAYLLRQPLAKREAWADLLSLKARLSDG; this is translated from the coding sequence ATGGAATCAGCAGAGTTTCACAACGCCCTGGCGCTTTTGGATTGGCAGATCGAGCTTGGCGCGACCGAGGCGATCTGTGACGTGCCGGTCAATTGCTATGAATTGCCCGATAAGCTGGCCAAACCAAAGAGCGCGGCTCCGGTTGTACAGCAGGCCGCGTCCGTCGCGGCAAAACTGGATGCTGTGGCGCAAGCCGAGCAGGCGGCGGCGGGTGTGGATACGCTGGAGGCGCTGCGTGATGCGCTGGCCGGTTTCGAGCATTGTGAATTGAAACGGGGCGCGCGCAATCTGGTGTTTTGCGACGGTGTGCCGGGGGCGCCCGTCATGATCATTGGCGAGGCACCGGGGCGCGATGAAGACCGCGAGGGGCGCCCCTTTGTCGGGCGTGCGGGGCAATTGCTGGACCGGATGCTGGCGGCCATCGACATGGGGCGCGACCCTGCGGCATCGCCGGTTTATATCACCAATGTGTTGCCCTGGCGCCCTCCTCAAAACCGCGATCCGCACCCTACAGAGATCGCCATGATGCGCCCGTTTCTGGAACGCCACATCGCGCTGGCCAAGCCGCAGGTCCTTGTGATCATGGGCAACATCAGCGCGCAGGCATGCCTGGGCAAACGTGGCATCACGCGGTTGCGCGGGAGTTGGACGGAGTGCTTTGGGCTTCCCGCCCTGCCGATGTTCCACCCCGCCTACCTGCTGCGCCAACCCCTTGCCAAACGCGAGGCCTGGGCGGATTTGCTGAGCCTGAAAGCGCGTCTTTCGGATGGTTGA
- the moaB gene encoding molybdenum cofactor biosynthesis protein B has product MSRIDETKDFLPVRIAVLTVSDTRGLSEDRSGDILVHRLLAAGHELADRRILPDERADIAAQLRAWCKDSGVDVVISTGGTGLTGRDVTVEAHRDVYEKEIDAFGTVFTIVSMQKIGTSAVQSRATGGVANGTYLFALPGSPGACKDAWDEILAKQLDFRHRPCNFVEILPRLDEHQRRK; this is encoded by the coding sequence ATGAGCCGAATTGACGAAACAAAGGACTTCCTGCCGGTGCGTATCGCCGTGTTGACGGTATCGGACACGCGGGGTCTGTCGGAGGATCGTTCGGGCGATATCTTGGTGCACCGGCTGCTGGCGGCCGGGCATGAATTGGCCGACCGCCGCATCCTGCCTGATGAGCGCGCCGATATCGCGGCACAATTGCGCGCCTGGTGCAAGGACAGCGGCGTGGATGTGGTGATTTCAACCGGGGGCACGGGGCTCACCGGGCGCGACGTCACCGTCGAGGCGCACCGCGATGTTTATGAAAAGGAAATCGACGCCTTCGGCACGGTATTCACCATCGTGTCGATGCAGAAAATTGGCACCAGCGCCGTGCAAAGCCGCGCCACCGGCGGCGTGGCCAATGGCACCTATCTGTTTGCCCTGCCCGGCAGTCCGGGGGCCTGCAAGGACGCCTGGGACGAAATCCTCGCCAAGCAGCTCGATTTCCGCCACCGCCCCTGCAATTTTGTGGAAATCCTGCCGCGATTGGATGAGCATCAACGGCGGAAATGA
- a CDS encoding FAD-binding oxidoreductase, which yields MQDILVIGGGIAGLSAAARLSETAKVTVIEAETALGYHASGRSAALIEPNYGATSVQALNRASVAFLAEGGYLSPRGLMIIAQAHERAAYEADIAVMGTSPITKAEALDFVPVLNPEKLAFAAYHEDAQDIDTDLLLQDFARTLRGHGGTVETGCRVEAIRRDAGLWEVRASDRVFTAPTLINAAGAWADGIAQMAGIAPLGITPHRRSMARIPAPGGHDVRAWPMFFGVNETWYAKPDAGCLLVSPADEDPVEPHDAWAEDMTLAQGLALYEEMVSEPVTRLLSSWAGLRSFAPDRTLVLGRDPDAPEFIWCAGQGGYGFQTAPAASRLLADLVLGRAPEMARDTVAALQPDRLR from the coding sequence ATGCAAGACATCCTCGTCATCGGCGGCGGCATCGCGGGCCTGTCTGCTGCCGCGCGCCTGTCCGAGACGGCCAAGGTCACGGTAATCGAGGCCGAAACCGCGCTTGGGTATCACGCCTCCGGGCGCTCTGCCGCGCTGATCGAGCCAAATTACGGTGCCACCAGCGTGCAGGCGCTAAACCGGGCCAGCGTGGCATTCCTCGCAGAGGGCGGGTATCTGAGCCCGCGCGGGCTGATGATCATCGCACAGGCGCATGAGCGCGCCGCCTATGAAGCCGATATCGCGGTGATGGGCACGAGCCCGATCACCAAGGCGGAGGCGCTGGATTTCGTGCCCGTGCTGAACCCCGAAAAGCTCGCCTTTGCCGCCTATCACGAGGATGCGCAGGATATTGATACGGACCTGCTGTTGCAGGATTTCGCCCGGACGCTGCGCGGTCATGGTGGCACCGTCGAAACCGGCTGTCGCGTGGAGGCGATCCGTCGCGACGCGGGCCTTTGGGAGGTGCGCGCGAGCGATCGGGTGTTTACCGCACCAACGCTGATCAATGCCGCCGGTGCCTGGGCTGACGGTATCGCGCAGATGGCCGGGATCGCGCCTCTTGGCATCACACCGCATCGCCGGTCCATGGCCCGCATCCCCGCGCCGGGCGGTCACGATGTGCGCGCCTGGCCGATGTTCTTTGGGGTGAATGAGACATGGTATGCCAAACCGGATGCCGGCTGTTTGCTGGTCTCCCCGGCTGATGAAGACCCCGTGGAGCCGCATGACGCCTGGGCCGAAGACATGACACTTGCGCAAGGTTTGGCGCTCTATGAGGAGATGGTGAGCGAACCCGTTACGCGATTGCTCTCAAGCTGGGCGGGGCTGCGCAGTTTTGCACCTGACCGCACGCTTGTTCTGGGCCGTGACCCTGACGCGCCGGAATTCATCTGGTGCGCGGGTCAGGGCGGGTATGGGTTCCAGACAGCCCCAGCCGCCTCGCGCCTGTTGGCCGATCTGGTTCTGGGGCGCGCCCCGGAGATGGCCCGCGACACCGTCGCCGCCCTTCAACCGGACCGTTTGCGATGA